From Vulpes vulpes isolate BD-2025 chromosome 7, VulVul3, whole genome shotgun sequence, one genomic window encodes:
- the EN2 gene encoding homeobox protein engrailed-2 encodes MEEHDPKPSEAAAAAAAAEGQRQPESSPSGGSGGGGGPGDADTGRRRALMLPAALQAPGNHQLPHRITNFFIDNILRPEFGRRKDAGTCCAGAGGGRGSGAGGEGGAGGAEGGGGGGAGGAEQLLGSGREPRQSAPGAPGAGGPVPGGCGGGGGGGGGGDSPGDGEGGSKALSLHGGAKKGGDAGGPLDGALKARALGGGGDLSVSSDSDSSQAGANLGAQPMLWPAWVYCTRYSDRPSSGPRSRKPKKKNPNKEDKRPRTAFTAEQLQRLKAEFQTNRYLTEQRRQSLAQELSLNESQIKIWFQNKRAKIKKATGNKNTLAVHLMAQGLYNHSTTAKEGKSDSE; translated from the exons ATGGAGGAGCATGACCCCAAGCCCAGcgaagcggcggcggcggcggcggcggcggaggggcaGCGGCAGCCCGAGTCCAGCCCCAGCGGCGGctcggggggcggcggcggcccgggcgaCGCGGACACCGGCCGCCGGCGGGCTCTGATGCTGCCCGCGGCCCTGCAGGCGCCGGGCAACCACCAGCTCCCGCACCGCATCACCAACTTCTTCATCGACAACATCTTGCGGCCGGAGTTCGGCCGGAGGAAGGACGCGGGGACGTGCTGTGCCGGCgcgggaggaggaagaggcagcgGCGCCGGCGGGGaaggcggcgcgggcggcgcggaaggcggcggcggcggcggcgcgggcggcgccgAGCAGCTCCTGGGGTCGGGCCGAGAGCCCCGGCAGAGCGCgcccggggcgcccggggcgggcgggccggtgcccggcggctgcggcggcggcggcggcggcggcggcggcggcgactccCCGGGCGACGGCGAAGGCGGCTCCAAGGCGCTCTCGCTGCACGGCGGCGCCAAGAAGGGCGGCGACGCCGGGGGCCCCCTGGACGGGGCGCTCAAGGCCCGCGCCTTGGGCGGCGGCGGGGACCTGTCGGTGAGCTCGGACTCGGACAGCTCGCAGGCCGGCGCCAACCTGGGCGCGCAGCCCATGCTCTGGCCGGCCTGGGTCTACTGCACGCGCTACTCGGACCGGCCTTCTTCAG GTCCCAGATCTCGCAAACCAAAGAAGAAGAACCCCAACAAAGAGGACAAGCGGCCCCGCACCGCCTTCACGGCGGAGCAGCTGCAGAGGCTCAAGGCGGAGTTCCAGACCAACAGGTACCTGACCGAGCAGCGGCGCCAGAGCCTGGCGCAGGAGCTCAGCCTCAACGAGTCACAGATCAAGATCTGGTTCCAGAACAAGCGCGCCAAGATCAAGAAGGCTACGGGCAACAAGAACACGCTGGCCGTCCACCTCATGGCGCAGGGCCTGTACAACCACTCAACGACCGCCAAGGAGGGCAAGTCGGACAGCGAGTAG